The genomic segment GCCGGTCATCCCGGAGTCGTCCGAGCGGACCAGCAGGGTCGAGCCGAGCACCACCCACGCGAAGGTGCACCCGAGCCATACCGCGGCGATTCCGAAGAGTCTCTTCATGCGTCTCTGCCTCCCGATGTCCTTTGTACGCGGCGCAGGGCGCGACGTTCCGACGCGGGCGAGGAGAGACGATGGACCAATTGTGGCGAACTGATGGCGGCGAACTGATGGCGGCGGATCAGTGCAGCGCGCCCCCGTGCCCGCTGCTGCGAAGCTCCGCGAGCATGTCCACCAGCGCGTCGTGAACGCGCGCCAGCCGCACCTTGACGTCCACCGCCTCGAGCAGCTGCTGTCGCACCGCCGGCTCCGACACCAGCCGGTCGGCGATGCGATCGGCGAGGACGCCGGGCGGGGTGCTCGCCTCGATGCCGAGGTGGAAGTCCGGGTAACGCTCACGCACCAGCGCCACCACGGACGAGGCGGTCGCGATCACCGGCGTGGTCAGCTTCTGGATCGCGTCCGGGTGCGTCACGCGGTCGTCGAGCCGCACGGCCTTGGCGCGCCGGTAGGAGAGGCCCTCGGTCGGCAGCTCCTCGAGCTTCACGCGGCTCAGCCCGTGCAGGAGCAGATCGAAGCGTCCGTCGTCGCGGCGCTGCCAGTCGAGGATGCGCCCCGCGCCCGCGATCTCGTGGATCTCCGGGCTGCCCTCGTAGTCGTCCTCCCAGTCCCCGCGCAGGAGCGTGACGGCCATCGCCATCGGCCCCTTCGACACGCAGTCCTCCATCATCTCCCGGTACCGCTCCTCGAAGAGGTGCAGCGGGAGGGTGGAGCCCGGGAAGAAGACCACCCGGGGGAGCGGGAAGACCGGCAAGTCGGCGAGCTCCTGGTCGGTCAGGGGCTCCGTCTCTTCGGGGAGCTCGATCATCTCTACATGCCTCGGCCAGTGATTTGAATGGCGCTGAGCAGCTGTTGCTGGAGCGACGGATCGTGACTCATCGACCCCGCGAACGCGAGCGTCGTGGCCCGTGCCGCGTGGCGTCGATCCCCCCGCGCCGTCATGCACGTGGGAGCTAGGTCCACGACCGCGCCTGCGCCACGCGCGCCGAGGTGCTCGACGAGCGCCTCCGCGATGTCGCGTCCGAGGTCTTCTTGCAGGCGCAGCCGGCGGGAGAGCGCGTCGACGAGGCGACCGAGCGCCCCGAACCCGACCACGCGCTCTCCCGGGAAGTAGCCCACGTGCACGACCCCCGACGCCGGCATGAGGTGATGCGGACACATCGTCGCCGCCGCGAGGTCGGTCACGACCACCAGGCCGGGGGCGTCGGAGGCCGTCGCGTCCGAGAGGATGTGCGCGGGGTCGGCGGCGTAGCCGGAGAGCAGGTCGTCGGCCCACGCCTCGGCCACGCGACGCCCGGTCCCTTCGAGCTCCGGATCGTCCCCGACCGGCGCCCCGACGGCGCGCAAGAACGCTTCGATCGCGCGCGCGGCGCCCTCGAGATCGCGCTCGGCCACGTGGTGTGCCTACTCGCAGCCCCAGAGCAGGCGCATCGCCCGGGGCAGGTCGCCCCGGTTCATCACGTCGCAGTCGCAGCAGTTCTTGGGGAAGCTCCGCGACTCACACCCCTGGCACTCCTGGATGATGGCGACGGTCTGGGCGAGCTCCTCGCGCAGGCGACGGAGCACGGCGATCTTGCGCTGCATCTCGTCGATCTGCCCCTCGAGCACCTGCTGCATGGCGAGGCTCGCCTTCTCGGGGGAGGGGTGCTCTCGCTTCAGCTCGAAGAGGGCGCGGATGTCGTTGAGCGAGAGCCCCGCCTCGCGCAGGTCCATGATGAGCTGGAGCTTCGCGAGGTTGTCCTTGCCGAAGAGCCGGTGGCCCCCTTCACTCCGCGTCTCGGGACAGAGGACGCCCGCCTCTTCGTAGAAGCGAACGGTCCGAACGGTGGTGTCACAGGCCC from the Sandaracinaceae bacterium genome contains:
- a CDS encoding LON peptidase substrate-binding domain-containing protein, which gives rise to MIELPEETEPLTDQELADLPVFPLPRVVFFPGSTLPLHLFEERYREMMEDCVSKGPMAMAVTLLRGDWEDDYEGSPEIHEIAGAGRILDWQRRDDGRFDLLLHGLSRVKLEELPTEGLSYRRAKAVRLDDRVTHPDAIQKLTTPVIATASSVVALVRERYPDFHLGIEASTPPGVLADRIADRLVSEPAVRQQLLEAVDVKVRLARVHDALVDMLAELRSSGHGGALH
- a CDS encoding GTP cyclohydrolase I; its protein translation is MAERDLEGAARAIEAFLRAVGAPVGDDPELEGTGRRVAEAWADDLLSGYAADPAHILSDATASDAPGLVVVTDLAAATMCPHHLMPASGVVHVGYFPGERVVGFGALGRLVDALSRRLRLQEDLGRDIAEALVEHLGARGAGAVVDLAPTCMTARGDRRHAARATTLAFAGSMSHDPSLQQQLLSAIQITGRGM
- a CDS encoding MerR family transcriptional regulator gives rise to the protein MAAENTAADSTPDVDDDPSSGPEVSCDRLRHLTTGDLARACDTTVRTVRFYEEAGVLCPETRSEGGHRLFGKDNLAKLQLIMDLREAGLSLNDIRALFELKREHPSPEKASLAMQQVLEGQIDEMQRKIAVLRRLREELAQTVAIIQECQGCESRSFPKNCCDCDVMNRGDLPRAMRLLWGCE